The proteins below are encoded in one region of Clostridium fermenticellae:
- a CDS encoding tRNA 4-thiouridine(8) synthase ThiI has translation MTKALAMMSGGLDSTLAAKLIKDQGIDVLGLCFKSYFFGPKNAVRMAKQIDVPLKVVDFSKEHFEMVKNPKHGYGKNINPCIDCHAMMMRYAGNLLKEYDAQFIITGEVLNQRPMSQNKSSLDVVRKESGFSDKILRPLCAKNLKPTEMELNGMVNREKLLDIYGRSRKAQMELADRWGVKDYPSPAGGCKLTEPNYAKRLRDLLRYNEMPNENELELLKFGRHFRISENAKIISTRTHDEADEINEFLTENELIFFADDFNGSMIIIYGKPTETDIELAAKITGRYCKGKDEDSINVKYGFFKHELDNHIEIKPGVDEEICKYII, from the coding sequence ATGACAAAGGCACTTGCGATGATGTCGGGAGGATTAGATAGTACTTTGGCGGCTAAGCTCATAAAGGACCAGGGCATAGATGTACTCGGTTTATGCTTTAAATCATACTTTTTTGGACCTAAAAATGCGGTTAGAATGGCAAAACAAATTGATGTACCGTTAAAGGTTGTGGATTTTTCAAAGGAACATTTTGAAATGGTTAAGAATCCCAAACACGGATATGGAAAAAACATAAATCCATGTATAGATTGTCATGCGATGATGATGAGATATGCGGGGAATCTTCTTAAAGAGTATGATGCTCAGTTTATTATAACAGGAGAAGTATTAAATCAAAGACCCATGTCTCAAAATAAATCTTCGCTTGATGTAGTAAGAAAAGAATCTGGATTTAGTGATAAGATATTAAGGCCGTTATGTGCTAAGAATTTAAAGCCTACAGAAATGGAATTGAACGGAATGGTCAATAGAGAAAAGCTTTTGGACATATACGGAAGAAGCAGGAAAGCTCAAATGGAATTAGCAGATAGGTGGGGAGTAAAGGATTATCCATCTCCAGCCGGCGGATGTAAATTAACTGAACCTAATTATGCTAAAAGGTTAAGAGATCTATTAAGATATAATGAAATGCCAAATGAAAATGAATTGGAGTTACTCAAATTTGGCAGACATTTTAGAATATCTGAAAATGCTAAAATTATATCTACAAGAACACATGATGAAGCAGATGAGATAAATGAATTTTTAACGGAAAATGAGTTAATATTTTTTGCAGATGATTTTAATGGGTCAATGATAATAATATATGGCAAACCTACCGAAACTGATATCGAATTGGCTGCAAAAATAACTGGCAGGTATTGCAAAGGAAAAGACGAGGATAGTATTAATGTCAAATATGGATTTTTTAAGCATGAATTAGACAACCATATTGAGATAAAACCTGGAGTTGATGAAGAAATATGCAAATATATTATATAA
- a CDS encoding DUF1934 domain-containing protein gives MKKRAIITVTSKQTKNDDDVVESVTPGYFYRKSDIYYAVYKETKISGMDGTTTILKISDKKLLLIRIGKTTAKMEFEENRENVSMYNTSYGTIELKIDTIKYESEVTGDGGNVTIDYRISAADQSPQYTKLFINIKVQ, from the coding sequence TTGAAGAAAAGAGCAATTATAACAGTTACAAGTAAACAAACTAAAAATGATGATGATGTAGTTGAATCAGTTACTCCAGGATATTTTTATAGGAAAAGTGACATTTATTATGCCGTATATAAAGAAACAAAAATATCCGGTATGGATGGGACAACTACAATACTTAAAATATCTGATAAAAAGTTACTTTTAATTAGAATCGGTAAAACAACAGCTAAGATGGAGTTTGAAGAAAACAGGGAAAATGTTTCAATGTATAATACTTCATATGGCACTATAGAACTTAAAATAGATACAATTAAATATGAATCTGAAGTTACCGGGGATGGAGGAAATGTGACAATTGATTATAGAATAAGTGCAGCAGATCAGAGTCCTCAATATACGAAATTGTTTATAAATATAAAAGTACAGTGA
- a CDS encoding ribose-5-phosphate isomerase, which translates to MKGYFEDKGVKYERIIEILCRYKNIGRGELMEILKDKECKYLLFLLVKKYRCCDMNMLIRDFPDMDKKNMKNSMRKAEEKLLINKRIRDMYFEAEELIEK; encoded by the coding sequence TTGAAGGGATATTTTGAGGATAAAGGTGTAAAATATGAAAGAATAATAGAAATATTATGTAGGTATAAAAATATAGGCAGAGGAGAACTTATGGAGATATTGAAGGATAAAGAATGTAAATATCTATTATTTTTGCTTGTAAAGAAATACAGATGTTGTGATATGAATATGCTTATTAGAGATTTCCCTGATATGGATAAAAAAAATATGAAGAATAGTATGAGAAAAGCAGAAGAGAAGTTGCTTATAAATAAAAGAATACGTGACATGTATTTTGAAGCAGAAGAGTTGATTGAAAAGTAA
- a CDS encoding CTP synthase, producing the protein MSTKYIFVTGGVVSSLGKGITAASLGRLLKNKGLKVSIQKFDPYINIDPGTMSPYQHGEVFVTDDGAETDLDLGHYERFIDENLGKNNNVTTGKIYWSVISKERKGDYLGGTVQVIPHITNEIKSRVYRVAKERDIDVVITEIGGTIGDIESLPFLEAIRQIKYDVGTNNVCFIHVTLVPYLGKSGELKTKPTQHSVKELRGIGIQPDIIVCRSEKPLSDELKGKIGLFCNVDGDSVIQNLDAENLYEVPLMLHKEGLDDLACNKLGIICKESDNTEWSDMVTKIKSLSKTVTIGLVGKYVELHDAYISVVEALNHGGYVNDANVKIKWINSVDITKDNAEDYLKDVDGVLVPGGFGDRGIEGKIEAIRWVRENNIPFLGICLGMQCAVIEFARNVLGYKGAHSSEIDPDTEFPVIDLMPDQKDIDEKGGTMRLGLYPCKLSKDTNSYNAYEEEIIYERHRHRYEFNNEYRKALVDAGLNLAGMSPDSKLVEIIEIEGHPWFVGVQFHPELKSRPNRPHPLFREFIKASLNNK; encoded by the coding sequence ATGAGTACAAAATATATATTTGTTACCGGAGGGGTAGTATCTTCTTTGGGAAAAGGGATAACGGCAGCTTCTTTAGGGAGACTTTTAAAAAATAAAGGACTTAAAGTTTCAATACAGAAATTTGATCCATATATAAATATAGATCCGGGAACAATGAGCCCATATCAGCATGGAGAAGTTTTTGTTACGGATGATGGTGCAGAAACTGATCTGGATTTAGGACATTATGAGAGGTTTATAGATGAAAATCTTGGGAAAAACAATAATGTAACTACGGGGAAAATATATTGGTCAGTAATCTCCAAGGAGAGAAAGGGTGATTACTTAGGGGGAACAGTTCAAGTTATTCCTCATATAACCAATGAAATAAAATCTAGAGTTTATAGAGTTGCCAAAGAAAGAGATATAGATGTTGTAATAACAGAAATTGGGGGAACAATAGGTGATATAGAGTCGTTACCGTTTCTTGAGGCTATAAGACAGATAAAATATGATGTCGGTACAAACAATGTATGTTTTATACATGTAACATTGGTCCCTTATTTGGGAAAATCCGGAGAACTGAAAACTAAACCAACACAGCATTCTGTAAAGGAACTAAGAGGAATAGGCATTCAGCCTGATATAATAGTATGCAGATCTGAGAAACCTTTATCCGATGAACTTAAAGGTAAAATAGGCTTATTCTGTAATGTAGATGGTGATTCAGTAATTCAAAATCTGGATGCAGAAAATTTGTATGAAGTGCCTTTAATGCTGCACAAAGAGGGCTTAGATGATTTAGCCTGTAACAAACTAGGAATTATCTGTAAAGAGAGCGATAATACTGAATGGTCAGATATGGTTACTAAAATAAAAAGTCTATCAAAGACTGTAACAATAGGTTTAGTTGGGAAATATGTTGAACTTCATGATGCATATATTTCAGTAGTAGAGGCATTAAATCACGGTGGATATGTAAATGATGCAAATGTAAAAATAAAATGGATAAATTCTGTAGATATTACTAAAGACAATGCAGAAGACTATCTTAAAGACGTAGATGGAGTACTAGTACCTGGAGGATTTGGTGACAGAGGAATAGAAGGTAAAATAGAAGCAATCAGATGGGTTAGGGAAAACAATATACCATTTTTGGGGATATGTCTTGGAATGCAGTGTGCTGTAATTGAATTTGCACGTAATGTTTTAGGGTATAAAGGAGCACATAGTTCGGAGATAGATCCTGATACAGAATTTCCTGTAATAGATCTTATGCCAGATCAAAAAGATATAGATGAAAAGGGAGGAACTATGAGACTCGGCTTGTACCCTTGTAAGTTATCTAAAGATACAAACTCATATAATGCGTATGAAGAAGAGATAATATATGAAAGACACAGACATAGATATGAGTTTAACAATGAGTATAGAAAAGCACTTGTAGATGCTGGACTTAATTTGGCTGGGATGAGCCCTGATTCAAAGCTTGTTGAAATAATTGAAATTGAAGGACATCCATGGTTTGTTGGAGTACAGTTCCATCCTGAGTTGAAATCAAGACCTAATAGACCACATCCGCTTTTTAGAGAATTTATAAAAGCATCTTTGAATAATAAATAA
- the rho gene encoding transcription termination factor Rho translates to MGNNDIESMTLAQLREIAKGLGVRNISKYRKLELIEEIKKVSPAYIEKDGIVLREKITSKIDIENNDKNDDDKKDTSISKTEIHTIKNHNNNSNREKNKQQRENEYVKNNEEDKKEKLKEMINESDSAKGVLEIIENNNYGFLRGKNYLTGPDDIYVSPSQIRRFNLKTGDEVQGKVRTPKEGEKFKALLYVEKINGENPEKAVGRSPFETLVPIYPNQRLRLETSQSDLSTRLMDIISPIGKGQRGIIVAPPKAGKTTLLKKIAQSISRNHPKVKLIVVLIDERPEEVTDMQRSIKGEVIYSTFDEEPEHHTKVAYMVLERAKRMVEQGQDVIILLDSLTRLSRAYNLTITPTGRTLSGGLDPGALIMPKKFFGAARNIEQGGSLTILATALIETGSRMDDMIFEEFKGTGNMEVHLNRKLQERRIFPAIDIYKSGTRRDDLLLKDPMEKEAAFNIRKVLYDENNTQNVTEQLINFLSKTKDNEELVNLISKMDMSKSSNN, encoded by the coding sequence TTGGGTAATAACGATATTGAAAGTATGACGTTAGCGCAATTAAGAGAAATTGCAAAAGGTTTAGGGGTTAGGAATATTTCTAAATATAGAAAGTTAGAGTTAATTGAGGAGATAAAAAAAGTATCTCCAGCTTACATAGAAAAAGATGGTATAGTACTTAGGGAAAAGATAACTTCTAAAATTGATATTGAAAATAACGATAAAAATGATGATGATAAAAAAGATACCAGCATTTCAAAGACTGAAATACATACCATAAAAAATCATAACAATAATAGTAATCGAGAAAAAAATAAACAACAAAGAGAAAATGAATATGTAAAAAATAATGAAGAAGATAAAAAAGAGAAACTAAAAGAAATGATAAATGAATCTGATTCAGCAAAAGGCGTATTAGAAATAATAGAGAATAATAATTATGGTTTTTTAAGAGGCAAAAATTATCTAACTGGACCAGATGATATATATGTATCCCCTTCGCAGATAAGAAGATTTAATCTGAAAACAGGTGATGAAGTTCAGGGAAAAGTTAGAACACCAAAAGAAGGAGAAAAATTCAAGGCTCTTTTGTATGTTGAAAAGATTAATGGAGAAAATCCCGAAAAAGCAGTTGGAAGAAGCCCTTTTGAAACTCTTGTTCCAATCTATCCAAATCAGAGATTAAGATTAGAGACTAGTCAATCAGACTTATCCACAAGGCTTATGGATATAATATCCCCGATAGGAAAAGGACAAAGGGGAATTATAGTTGCACCGCCTAAAGCTGGTAAAACAACTCTTCTAAAAAAGATAGCCCAAAGTATATCTAGAAATCATCCTAAAGTTAAATTAATAGTTGTTTTGATAGATGAAAGACCGGAAGAAGTTACTGATATGCAAAGATCTATAAAAGGAGAGGTAATTTATTCTACATTTGATGAAGAACCGGAACACCATACTAAAGTAGCGTATATGGTACTTGAAAGAGCTAAAAGGATGGTTGAACAGGGACAGGATGTAATCATATTATTAGATAGTTTGACTAGATTATCCAGAGCATATAATTTAACTATAACTCCTACTGGAAGAACTTTATCAGGAGGACTAGATCCAGGAGCCTTAATAATGCCTAAGAAATTCTTTGGAGCTGCAAGGAATATAGAACAAGGCGGAAGCCTTACTATATTGGCCACAGCGCTTATTGAAACTGGAAGTAGAATGGATGATATGATATTTGAAGAATTTAAGGGTACTGGAAATATGGAAGTACACTTAAATAGAAAACTTCAAGAAAGAAGAATTTTCCCTGCTATAGATATATACAAATCTGGAACTAGAAGAGATGATCTTCTATTGAAAGATCCGATGGAGAAAGAGGCAGCATTCAATATAAGAAAAGTTTTATATGATGAAAATAATACTCAAAATGTAACGGAGCAGCTTATAAATTTTCTCTCAAAGACTAAAGATAATGAGGAACTTGTTAATTTAATTAGTAAAATGGACATGAGCAAATCAAGTAACAATTAA
- the rpmE gene encoding 50S ribosomal protein L31 translates to MKEGIHPEYYHDAVVKCACGNTFTTGSTKKELKVEICSKCHPFFTGKQKIVDAGGRVDKFMKKFNLTAEDTK, encoded by the coding sequence ATGAAAGAAGGCATACATCCAGAATACTATCATGATGCGGTAGTTAAGTGTGCATGTGGAAACACTTTTACAACTGGTTCTACAAAGAAAGAGTTAAAAGTGGAAATATGTTCTAAATGCCATCCATTCTTCACTGGTAAACAGAAGATTGTTGATGCTGGCGGAAGAGTTGATAAATTTATGAAGAAATTTAATCTAACTGCTGAAGACACAAAATAA
- a CDS encoding DUF1385 domain-containing protein, with protein sequence MTRKTSVGGQAVIEGVMMRGVNGTAVAVRKSDGEIEIKNEKDVPWSKRRSFFKFPIVRGFVSLIESLIIGIRTLNYSASFFDEEDEEPGKFEIWFKNVFGDKSDNIIMGIMFLVSLGIAISIFFIFPTFAAGIFKRVHLYNPILLNIIEGIIRVGIFLVYIYLIGKMEDINRVFEYHGAEHKTIFCYENEEELTPEKAKKFKRFHPRCGTNFLFLVMIVSIILFSLTGWHSLWQRILYRIILLPVVSGVTYEIIKWMGKSNSLLSKITSYPGLLLQRLTTREPDLQQLEVAIAALKAAEGIEDGLQKGTGENYE encoded by the coding sequence ATGACTAGAAAAACTTCGGTTGGTGGTCAAGCGGTAATTGAAGGTGTGATGATGAGAGGTGTTAATGGTACAGCTGTTGCCGTAAGAAAATCAGATGGTGAAATAGAAATAAAAAATGAGAAGGACGTACCATGGTCTAAAAGGAGAAGTTTTTTTAAGTTCCCAATAGTAAGAGGATTTGTTTCATTAATAGAATCACTTATAATAGGGATAAGGACTTTAAATTATTCGGCGTCTTTTTTTGACGAGGAAGATGAAGAACCTGGAAAATTTGAAATATGGTTCAAAAATGTATTTGGGGATAAGAGCGATAATATAATTATGGGGATAATGTTTTTAGTATCTTTGGGAATAGCCATTTCAATATTTTTTATATTTCCAACTTTTGCTGCTGGCATTTTTAAGAGAGTCCATCTCTATAATCCTATACTTCTTAATATAATTGAAGGAATTATTAGAGTAGGTATATTTTTGGTGTATATATACTTGATAGGCAAAATGGAAGATATAAATAGGGTTTTTGAGTATCATGGAGCTGAGCATAAAACTATATTTTGTTATGAGAATGAAGAAGAACTTACTCCAGAAAAAGCGAAGAAATTTAAAAGATTTCATCCCAGATGTGGGACAAATTTTTTATTTTTAGTTATGATAGTAAGTATAATATTATTTTCATTAACAGGTTGGCATTCGCTCTGGCAGAGAATACTTTATAGGATTATCCTTTTGCCGGTAGTTTCAGGAGTTACATATGAAATAATAAAATGGATGGGTAAGAGTAATAGTCTTTTGTCTAAAATAACATCATATCCTGGATTACTGCTTCAAAGACTTACTACGAGGGAACCTGATTTACAACAGTTAGAAGTTGCCATAGCAGCTTTAAAAGCAGCTGAAGGTATAGAGGATGGATTACAAAAAGGAACTGGAGAAAACTATGAGTAG
- the prmC gene encoding peptide chain release factor N(5)-glutamine methyltransferase: MSRQVTSIAKLLKYGYETLRKSKIDSYALDTELLLGKVIGKDRLFILLNGNYEVDNSAAEEYFKLIDLRRERMPVKYIFGKCEFMGLDFYIKEGVLIPRPDTEILVEQAIKEIKKNNFEKICDVCCGSGIIGVSIGKFIDDTKIVCTDISDIAIDVTKINIDMFNLGEKVSAKKGDLLKGFIEDNSKFDLVVSNPPYIRMKIIPELMRDVRDYEPYIALCGGEDGLDFYRKITEQSKKVLNDSGMLIYEIGYDQRLAVCDILRENGFRNINCIKDLAGEDRVVSARYSAHN, from the coding sequence ATGAGTAGACAAGTAACAAGTATAGCAAAATTATTAAAATATGGATATGAAACTTTAAGGAAAAGTAAAATAGACAGTTATGCGTTAGATACTGAACTATTGCTGGGAAAGGTTATTGGCAAGGATAGATTGTTTATACTGCTTAATGGAAATTATGAAGTGGATAACAGTGCTGCTGAGGAATATTTTAAACTCATAGACCTTAGAAGGGAAAGGATGCCTGTTAAATATATTTTTGGCAAATGCGAATTTATGGGGCTTGATTTTTATATTAAAGAGGGAGTATTGATACCGAGACCTGATACTGAGATTCTAGTCGAGCAGGCCATAAAAGAAATAAAAAAGAATAATTTTGAAAAGATATGTGATGTATGCTGTGGAAGTGGTATAATTGGCGTATCCATTGGCAAGTTTATAGATGATACTAAAATTGTGTGTACAGATATATCAGATATTGCCATTGATGTTACAAAAATAAATATTGATATGTTTAATTTGGGTGAAAAAGTATCTGCAAAGAAAGGGGATTTACTTAAAGGCTTTATAGAAGATAATTCGAAATTTGACCTGGTAGTTTCAAACCCACCCTATATAAGGATGAAAATTATACCAGAGCTTATGAGGGATGTAAGAGATTATGAACCTTATATTGCCCTATGTGGCGGTGAAGATGGACTGGACTTTTACAGGAAGATAACAGAGCAAAGTAAGAAAGTTTTAAATGATTCCGGAATGCTTATATATGAGATAGGATATGATCAAAGATTAGCTGTTTGTGATATATTAAGAGAGAATGGATTCCGAAATATAAATTGTATAAAGGATTTAGCAGGTGAGGACAGAGTTGTAAGCGCCCGGTACTCTGCACATAATTAA
- the prfA gene encoding peptide chain release factor 1 encodes MLERLNFIESKYEELSVKISDPTVMADQKEWQKLCKEHADMEIIVTQFRIYKKAQQDLEADKEMLRDNIDKELKEMCQEEIKDLEETVKEKENELKILLLPKDPNDDKDVFVEIRAGAGGEEAALFAANLTRMYTRYAERKGFKIETISINATDLGGFKEIVFMIKGKGAYSRLKYESGVHRVQRVPDTESSGRIHTSTATVAVLPEVDDVDIEISSNDIRIDVFRASGHGGQCVNTTDSAVRITHLPTGIVVSCQDEKSQLKNKEKAMKVLKSRLFDKAEAERSASIAEDRKSQVGTGDRSERIRTYNYPQGRITDHRIGLTLYKLDSFLDGDIDEVIDALITADQAEKMKNIGRD; translated from the coding sequence ATGTTAGAAAGACTTAATTTTATAGAAAGTAAATATGAGGAGTTATCTGTAAAAATAAGTGATCCTACAGTTATGGCAGATCAGAAGGAATGGCAGAAATTGTGTAAGGAACACGCTGATATGGAGATAATAGTGACACAATTTAGGATATATAAAAAAGCACAACAGGATCTAGAAGCAGATAAGGAAATGTTAAGGGATAATATAGACAAAGAATTGAAAGAAATGTGTCAGGAAGAGATAAAGGATCTTGAGGAAACTGTTAAAGAAAAGGAAAATGAACTTAAGATATTACTTTTGCCTAAGGATCCTAATGATGACAAGGATGTTTTTGTTGAAATAAGAGCAGGTGCAGGAGGAGAAGAAGCGGCTTTATTTGCGGCAAATCTTACAAGAATGTATACAAGATATGCTGAGCGTAAGGGCTTTAAAATAGAGACTATAAGCATAAATGCAACTGATCTTGGTGGATTTAAGGAGATTGTATTTATGATAAAGGGAAAAGGAGCTTACAGCAGGTTAAAATATGAAAGCGGAGTACATAGAGTTCAGAGGGTTCCAGATACTGAATCAAGCGGACGAATTCATACATCAACGGCTACAGTAGCTGTGCTGCCAGAAGTTGATGATGTTGATATAGAGATAAGTTCAAATGATATCAGAATAGATGTATTTAGAGCATCAGGACATGGTGGACAATGTGTTAATACTACTGATTCCGCTGTAAGAATTACACATTTACCTACGGGAATAGTTGTATCATGTCAGGATGAAAAATCTCAGCTTAAAAATAAAGAGAAGGCAATGAAAGTTCTTAAATCAAGGTTATTTGATAAAGCAGAAGCTGAAAGAAGTGCAAGTATAGCCGAAGATAGAAAAAGTCAAGTGGGAACAGGAGACAGAAGTGAGAGAATAAGAACTTATAATTATCCTCAAGGAAGAATAACTGATCATAGGATAGGACTTACATTATACAAATTGGATTCATTCTTAGACGGAGATATAGATGAGGTTATAGATGCCCTTATTACTGCAGATCAGGCTGAAAAGATGAAAAATATAGGCAGGGATTAG
- a CDS encoding ZIP family metal transporter encodes MIGAFLGTILKEPSKKMLGTIIGFAAGLMMSVVVFDLIPEALTKWDFVQTLVWCILGIGIIIIIDNGIKIDNMNTHIKVAFMTGLGLMIHNFPEGMIMGCGFAAGGSLGIKMSLIIAIHDIPEGIAVAAPLIASKVKAPKVLLYAFITAFPTAIGAWIGAYIANISLNVLGACLSLASGIMLYVVCGEMIPESSRLWNGRASTLGILTGIIVGLIMVNVF; translated from the coding sequence ATGATAGGTGCTTTTTTAGGTACAATACTAAAAGAGCCATCTAAAAAAATGCTTGGCACTATTATTGGTTTTGCAGCTGGACTTATGATGTCAGTTGTGGTTTTTGATTTAATACCGGAAGCCCTGACTAAATGGGATTTTGTGCAGACGTTAGTTTGGTGTATACTAGGTATTGGAATTATTATAATAATTGATAATGGAATAAAAATAGATAATATGAATACACATATTAAAGTTGCATTTATGACAGGTTTGGGACTTATGATCCATAATTTCCCTGAAGGTATGATAATGGGATGTGGTTTTGCAGCAGGAGGCAGTCTTGGAATAAAAATGAGTCTCATCATTGCAATACATGATATACCAGAAGGCATTGCAGTGGCTGCACCACTTATTGCATCAAAGGTCAAAGCTCCAAAAGTACTTTTGTATGCATTTATAACGGCCTTCCCTACGGCTATTGGGGCATGGATTGGAGCGTACATAGCTAACATATCATTAAATGTATTAGGGGCATGTCTGTCATTGGCATCGGGTATAATGCTCTATGTAGTGTGTGGAGAAATGATTCCTGAATCATCAAGATTATGGAATGGAAGAGCAAGTACATTAGGAATATTAACAGGAATCATAGTAGGACTTATAATGGTTAATGTATTTTAA
- a CDS encoding L-threonylcarbamoyladenylate synthase, protein MNTKIIMLKEGSLDKSMIKEPAESIKKGKLVIFPTETVYGLGANALDSDAVKKIFEAKGRPQDNPLIVHISDFDEIEPLVSSIPDVARKLMNEFWPGPMTMILPKANIIPDTTSASLPSVGIRMPSNIVARELIKQAGVPIAAPSANISGRPSPTDVERCIEDMDGKVDYILGGEMCDIGVESTVIDCTVDPICVLRPGGITIEMLKRIDKNAYIDPAIMKKPGKDFKPKAPGMKYRHYAPKAHVKIINGDLQKTIAKINEMMQNYIDGNKKVGVMATDETKLLYNNGLVKSLGSRKDMLSISKNLFETLRSFDDDNVDIILSEGFEEIGVGVAVMNRLKKSAGFDILTV, encoded by the coding sequence ATGAACACAAAGATAATTATGCTTAAAGAGGGAAGTTTAGATAAAAGTATGATAAAAGAGCCGGCTGAGTCGATAAAGAAAGGAAAACTTGTAATATTTCCAACAGAGACTGTTTATGGTTTGGGAGCAAATGCATTGGATTCTGATGCAGTTAAAAAGATATTTGAAGCAAAAGGAAGGCCTCAAGATAATCCTCTTATAGTTCATATATCTGACTTTGATGAAATAGAGCCTTTAGTTAGTAGTATACCGGATGTTGCAAGGAAACTTATGAATGAATTTTGGCCTGGACCTATGACTATGATTTTGCCAAAGGCTAATATAATACCTGATACAACAAGTGCATCGCTTCCAAGCGTTGGAATACGAATGCCATCTAATATAGTAGCAAGAGAGTTGATAAAGCAGGCAGGCGTTCCTATAGCTGCTCCATCAGCTAATATATCTGGCAGACCAAGTCCAACTGATGTTGAAAGATGTATTGAGGATATGGATGGAAAGGTTGACTATATACTTGGTGGAGAAATGTGTGATATAGGAGTGGAATCAACAGTAATAGATTGTACAGTAGATCCTATATGTGTATTAAGACCTGGCGGTATAACGATTGAAATGCTTAAAAGGATTGATAAAAATGCGTATATTGATCCAGCTATAATGAAAAAACCTGGTAAAGATTTTAAGCCAAAAGCACCAGGGATGAAATATAGGCATTATGCACCTAAAGCACATGTTAAAATTATTAATGGGGATTTGCAAAAAACTATTGCAAAAATCAACGAAATGATGCAAAATTATATAGATGGAAATAAAAAGGTAGGAGTTATGGCTACTGATGAGACAAAATTATTATACAATAATGGGCTTGTGAAATCTCTTGGAAGTAGAAAAGATATGCTTAGTATATCTAAAAATCTGTTTGAAACTCTAAGGAGTTTTGATGATGATAATGTTGATATAATATTGTCTGAAGGATTTGAGGAAATCGGTGTTGGTGTAGCTGTAATGAATAGATTAAAAAAATCAGCTGGCTTTGATATACTAACAGTTTAA
- a CDS encoding low molecular weight protein arginine phosphatase, which translates to MKNILFVCTGNTCRSCMAEAIFNYFCDISGFKAISAGLFVINGSTTSKNAAEIIKNNIKEDIRNRKAVQINRNLLETSKLVFTMTSGIKNILREDFARFKNKIFTLNEYVSVHSDIIDPFGSNIEAYAETYDQLVYSIKLLLQKLKGEAGIF; encoded by the coding sequence ATGAAGAACATACTATTTGTTTGTACAGGTAATACTTGTAGAAGTTGTATGGCAGAGGCTATTTTTAATTATTTTTGTGATATAAGTGGTTTTAAAGCTATTTCTGCTGGTTTATTTGTTATAAATGGTAGTACGACCTCCAAAAATGCAGCTGAAATTATAAAAAATAATATAAAAGAAGACATAAGGAATAGAAAAGCAGTTCAAATAAACAGGAATTTATTAGAAACCTCTAAACTCGTTTTCACAATGACATCAGGTATAAAAAATATATTAAGAGAAGATTTTGCTAGGTTTAAAAACAAAATATTTACGTTAAATGAATATGTTTCAGTGCATAGTGATATTATAGATCCATTTGGAAGTAATATTGAGGCATATGCAGAAACTTATGATCAATTAGTTTATAGTATAAAGTTATTACTGCAAAAGTTAAAAGGAGAAGCAGGCATTTTTTGA